The genomic window CCCACTATAAATTGGTAGTTTTTCTTAGGAGGGGTAGCCATGATTTCTCTCGGTAATTTAACTGGTTCCCTGTGCCTTCTTTCTGCAACATTACCTCAATCCCATCTTGAAATGGAAAGCTTGGTGAATGGTCTTTCTATTTAATGATCTTATATTTGCTTGCTCTGTTTTCtccaatacttttttttttttcacattcaaGTTCACAGTTGTCTCTCTCCTTTAATTGACAGTTGTGTGCTACGCGGATGTGTCCCAAAGAAACTTCTTGTGTATTCATCTAAGTATGCTCATGATTTTGAAGAGAGCCGAGGTTATGGATGGAAGTACGAGTCTGATCCTGTTCATGATTGGAGCACCATGATAGCTAACAAGAATGCTGAACTACAACGACTTACAGGAGTGTACaagaatattttgaaaaatgctgGTGTAGCACTCTTTGAGGGTCGAGGAAAGGTTAGGTCAGTTCTAGTTCCTTACATCAGGTTAAATtgtatttttaatgttttatttgTTGGAGGTTCATTTTGTACGTATCTGATTGATGGAATTAACAGGTCGTAGGCCCACATATGGTTGATGTGAATGGGAAATTATATACTGCAAAGCATATACTTATTTCAGTTGGTGGACGACCTTTTATGCCTGATATCCCTGGAATTGAGCATGCCATTGATTCTGATGCCGCTCTAGATTTGCCATCAAAACCAGGAAAAATTGCAATAGTAGGTGGTGGATATATTGCTTTGGAGTTTGCTGGCATTTTCAATGGATTAAAAAGCGAAGTCCATGTTTTCATTCGGCAGAAAAAGGTTCTAAGGGGCTTTGATGATGAGGTCTGTATGGGACATATCTGCTGATCATAATTGAATTTGAAGTTACAGCAATAAGGGTGATGATTCTTTCTTTATCTTGATTACTACAGATCAGAGAGTTTGTTGCAGAGCAGATGTCTGTAAGAGGAATTGAGTTTCATGCTGAGGAGTCCCCACAAGCCATTACAAAACTTGCAGATGGTTCACTAACactgaaaacaaacaaacacacaTATGAAGGTTTCTCGCATATCATGTTTGCCACTGGTAGAAGACCAAATACAAGGGTATTAACATAGTAGATTCCTTCCTTCTTGTACTCCTACCACGTACTTGACCTATTTTTTGTGTTGGCTGTTTGTGCTGatgacatataaatattttgtacTGTAGAATTTGGGCCTGGAGGAAGTTGGCGTGAAAATGACAAGCAATGGAGCAATAGTGGTTATactcttttcttgcttttttttttccctttatgtTTGAAGTTGTGGTGTGCATATCATTTGTTCCTTACCATCTTATTGTTGTCTCAGGTTGATCAATTTTCTAGGACATCAGTTGATTCCATTTGGGCTGTCGGTGATGTCACTAATAGAATGAATTTAACCCCAGTTGCACTGATGGAGGGCAGTGCATTTGCGAAAACTATATTTGGAAACAAACCAACAAAACCAGATTACAGGTAAATCCTTGAACATATAGAGAAACATTTGGTCATATATGGTTACTCTTCTGCTTGTTGGTCATTTAATGAACATTCCTTTTCCATGAAAAGGAAATTATGAAGAATAATGTTGGAGAATAACATAGATATGTCTGTGCTTCAGTTTGTGATGTGTAACAACTAAGAAGTCCACACAGATCCTTGGCAAGAAAATTCATCTGGAACACCATATCATGAATTTCTCCTGTTGGAAATCTGTCCTGTAGACACGAGCTATAAATTGTCTAAAATTTGGGCTTTTATTGGAATTTGGAATTATATTTCTAACATCAACATTGAGGACCTTTGGGAAATCAAGTCCTTTCACTTagtacatgtatatacatgtgcaCACGTAGGGATGAATGCAGAGGTATGCTCATTCACACACGAAACCAAGTCCAGGGACTTGCCTGTTACTGGGTTTTTGGAGCACCTTTCTTATTTTCTAGTCCTGGAAGTCTGGTATTTAAACATGATAAACCCCTTGCCCATGAGAATACTTTGGAAAAGGTCTTCAGTTGCCCGTTTTGGTTTTTGTTGAAACACTGCGGAGTACTTTCTTAGGTTCTGAAATTCTACTTGGTTGTCAGTTCAGTATAAGATATTTTTGGGGATGGATTTTCTATATATTCACAATAATTTAGTACACATTTACACCTAGTTGTTAAGGTGTCGCCGTGGATTGGGCATGAGTCCACAGCCCATTACCTAGGCGAGGGGTTTGGTGTTGGTGCCTAGGTGCCAGCACACCTAGTCCATGGCAAAGTGTTTTCTATTCAAAGTGTTTGCCGTGTGTTTTCAAAGTGTTTACTGTGTGTATTATGTGTTTCAAAGTGTTCAAAGTGTTTTTCTGTGTGTTCTACCAGTATTTATCTATGAGTTCCATatttgtttgtgtatatattgTAACTTGTTACATCAGTGAAAGCTTTTATGATAACTGGTTTCTTCTTCTAACTCTCTATACTTTGAATGCAATCCTATCAATTTTGGTAactgatttcttcttctatctctccATACGTTGAATGCAATCCTATCTCTATTGTTAATTGTTATGAGGAACTAATCTCCATACCCCGAAAACTGTTGAAAGCCTGAATTTGACCAGAACCAACTATAGCCTGGCATTTCACTATTTGTCAAATACACCTTGAATAACCTAAAGCTATTTGTCAATGTATTTGACCAGAACCAACTATAGCCTGGCATTTCACTATTTGTCAATGcattaaacattttatttgctgttttataagttgattttgactAATCCTAACTTGCTAACATGCTAACTtaacacataaaacataaacctgacattttagaattaaaagTAACTAAGCAAAATTGCAACGACTTTTGGACACCTTTTTAGGGTAGGTGCCAGGCAGCGCCTAGCCACCTTGACAACTAAGCATTTACAGTGCTTTGAATCCCTATTGACCATGATGCAACTGAACATCAGGGATGTTTTGGTCATTCATGAGCAATTGGAAAAGAGTATTAAATGCAAATACTTGATTGTTGTCATCATTCATCAACCATCCAGGCAGACATGGGTAGCCTCCATGATGAACCTTCACTCATGCAGCTTTTTAGAACCCTTTagatccttcaacttgaaggacaATGAAACAGGTCAAAACTGTAATGCGACCAAATTAAGCATGTTCTTTTATCCATCGGACTTTTGCATAGAAGAAGCTGAAGTGAAATTTATTAGCTAAGAAGTGTTACTCCCCATATTTGCTGCAGTTCTTTCAATGCTAAGTGATTAGTTGTTCTCTTGTCACTCTTGCCTTTgttcccttttttcctttttttttttgaaaaaaaaactgcctAATTGGAGCCTCTAGGTCCGTTCCTTTTTATGTAGGATCAGATTTTTCGGGTCTTGAATCAGAATTTTGCAACAGTATCAGCTGATCTCAATTTGAGGcactcttttttttcattgcctGATTATTCTATATTTTATCAAACAGAGCGGCACCATCTGCTGTGTTTTCTCAACCTCCTATTGGAGCAGTTGGACTTACTGAAGAACAGGTAAATGAAAAAGTATCGACCTTTTTAATTACAATCTACAGATGTTATCAGTGCATCCTCAACAAGTCAGCTGTTACAGGCAATTACAGAATATGGAGATGTTGATGTATACACAGCCAATTTCAAGCCTTTGAAAGCCACTCTTTCTGGTCTTCCTGATCGAGTTCTCATGAAAATTCTTGTTGATGTGAAAACAAACAAAGTAGTGGGGGTGCATATGTGTGGAGAGGATTCTCCAGAGATCTTACAGGTCTGCTGTTTTATTTGCATCTCCGTGAGTttggtttctttatttaaaatttctttgAATCATCTTTTACTTATGGTTTTCAGGGAGTTGCTGTTGCTGTTAAAGCGGGTCTAACAAAGGCAGATTTTGATGCCACTGTTGGTATTCACCCTACAGCAGCAGAAGAGCTTGTTACAATGAGGAGTCCAACTCGGAAAATTAGAAGGGTAGCTCCTACACCTGAGGTCTGTAAGAAAGTAGTCTGCTACTGAGCATGAGAATTCCAAATTGTTTTTCAATGAATGTTGATCACTGAATTACTGCATGATCAGCTTCTCTTTCTGGAATTTTATATGTGTATAGTGTACTATTGTTTTCTTGCTCCTTAAGCATTCCTTTTAGAATTTTATCTGGCTATGTTCTACAGAGGGCTGCTGATGATACGTTAAAAGCTACTGCAGCACCTTGAACGTTGAAGCTGGAATCCATCCGTCAGCAAAAGTAAAAAGTAAGCATAAAGTCAGGCTATTCCATTAATTTCTTGCTCTTTCAAACTGGAAAATTCTTTCTTAAGTTTGCAAAGTTGCAGCATGGCACTGGTTTGCTGAAGCAGTTGTTTTACACAATCATTTCTATTGCCTGAAATAGTAACCATTTTGTGTTAACTAATTTGTCCAATTCCTTTTACTTGGGACCTGGTAAAGAAAGAAGCTAAATGCTCTAGCAAACATCAACATAAAATGTAAGCAGAAAGTCAGGTTATCCCATTAATTTCTTGCTCCAAACTGCAACATTTTTTCTTAAGTTTGCAAAGTTGCAGCATAACACTGGTTTGCTGAAGCAGTTGTTTTACACAATCATTTCTATTGCCTGAAATAGTAACCATTTTGTGTTAACTAATTTGTCCAATTCCTTTTACTTGGGACCTGGTAAAGAAAGAAGCTAAATGCTCTAGCAAACATCAACAGTCCCACCTAGGAAGCTTTTGCAGTCATTCAGTTAAGTTGAGATGTTTCTCCTCTTTGAGGAAGATCATGATGTCTGTACCCTTTGTGACCCCTTTTAATGGAGTCCTTTTCAACATCACAAAAGAGTGAGCAAGTGGATATTTCTTAGATATCGTTAGACTATACATTATCTACGTTCCATGCTCaacattttgaagaaaattgtCCGTTCTTGGTCTCAGCTCATTATTCTCTAATTTGTTTTCTGTATCCTGAATTATGTTGTCAAGGGGCCAATGCGTGCCTAGGCAAAAACgcaactgattttttttttatttatttttagttatgttagCTATTCCATGGTAAAACTATGTACTTACTGACTGAACTGTAAGCTTCTATTCCAGGTGTGCCAATCACCAGCAACACAGACACACTTTCggcaaaaaagtaaaacatgaaaaactctTCTGGTCTGGCTTACATTCTGACTCTAAAACAACAGGTTCTCTAGATAAAGTACTGCAATAGAAAATCTAATTCTGGTGTAAATAACTATATATCCTGTTAcgaattgaaatccattttatATAGAaccttatagactatttcatttgaatcatctcaaacaaaaattgcatcaaatcagtacatataatatacattgcaacagattgtacatataagtttattacatataatatacattataacagattgtacaaatcagtacatataatatacattataacagATTCAACTGCAGATGGAACCACTTTAAAAGTGCTTCGGATTGTACTAATATACATGTATAACACATCAATAATTTAATATACAATAAGCAGTATACATTATTTCAAATTGCACATACAATATACATTATgacagattgtacatataatatGACACAGTATGTACAATAAAATCTGGTACAtaccttcccatggactaggcgtgctggcgcctagtccagcctaggtgcCAGCGTAGGTGCCACGACACCCATCGCCTAAGCGATGGACTTAGGCGACGGGTGTGGACTGACGCCTAGTCCATGCCTAGGTAACGCCTTAGCAACCTAGATCCTGAAGTGGTTTCTGCAAGGTGGACCCTTAAACTCCGTTATGTTTGACATCTTGAAGTAGGTCTATAAGTTTCTAATTGTGTGCAGGATCTGCAGTGTTCCTTCTATGTCATGTCACATCTAAATCCCAAAGGCCCTGATTTTCATGTTGCTGCTCTTTGTTTATTGATAGATGAAATCATTTCCTATGTTAATTATATATCTGTCGTAGCTCGACAGTATTGTCCATTTCTGAATTCCTTGCCCCCTTTCTTATTTTGCACCTCTGCTTGCTGTTTTTGCAGGTACATGAAGATGTGTATACTCTGTAGGCTCTCTCAGGTTTTTCTCATCAATGCTTCGTCCCTGGAAGGTGATATACTGCTGCAAGAAGCCATGAATAAAGATTTGAATCAAACATCCTCCAGATATATCATTAAGTATAGGGAGTTCCATCTTACATTTACGCTTTTCGTTACCTTTTATTGTGTGCCTTTCAATAGATTCTCTTAATGTATAACTACCATCTGATAAATAAGCTCTACCTGATTTTGGTTTTATTCTGGCACTAACGTGCTGTCATCAGGCCAGTGGGAACATCAACTTTTCAGCGCACTGAACAGCAAATTAAAGAATCATAGTTGAACACTTGCAGTGAACCACTGTTCTTTTGTCATTAATTCTTTTGACAGAAAAGAATTCGTGTTTGAAAACATTAACGGAAAATTTGGAAATATAGATAATGTACATTGCTTCGACTCCCAAGTATCCTGCTGTGTATTCATAACTTGATTTCAGCTCCTGGCGAGCCCTTTGTGTACTGGGTAAAACTaaccacaaaaatgaaaaacccTCAATCTACACTCCTTTACAGGACCTTTTATCAAAACCCAACTGCTAACTTCTGCAAATGATCTATAAAAACTTGAAGACTCACATCATCCGTAAGTATAACCTCAGATGTATTACTGGCGTGCAATGTATCATGGGTCACTGATGGATTCAGCTTGGCAAGAAGAAACCGGGCCTGGCTGCCATGCTGGTCACAATTTATAAGTTTCGGTACCGGAATCCGATCATTCAACAGTGCCTCTGCATCCTGCACTGGTGCTTCCAATAGTTTCTTCAAATTCTCGTGGTTTGGATCCTTATGGTACCCAAGTTTCCGCCATTGAGCAATCTGAGAACCATAATGGATCACCACGTAAAAGAACGAATCAAACAGCAGGATGCTGTCTGATGAGATCGAGCTGACGTCCAAAAGAACTGGCACCGGAGGGCCATCAAATGAATACCGGAAGAGTGTTGGCTGGATCATGATCAGTGATCCAACCACTCCTTCTCTATTCAGCATCAACCGGAAAAATGCAGTCTCATCAGGGCTACTGTTGAAGACGTCTATGAACTGCGATCGCCGAAAATAGTACATGAACTGTGGGTAAAGCGAGAAGTTTGATGAAAGCCGGAATGAAGTAGGATCTTCCTTCACGTAGTCGCCATACTTAGCCGCGAAGCGGACGAGCATCCGGTCAAGCCATCTAATTACCTCATCAGTATGATCTCCTCTCTCAATCTTGTCAACAGCAAGTCTTGCCATAACAGCAGCTGCTGCTTCCTGATCAAAACTGCCTGCTATCTCTGGAGAACGAGAACTCTCGGCCCATCTTCTGGCAGCTGTAGTCACCCGAAGTCGAATAATCCCATCACCATGCCGATAGCGAGTTATGAACTGAATAAAAAACACGGGTCCCGCCTGAGATTTTTGTTCGCCTTCCACTTCAAAAAAGAATGCAAGGCATGTCTTGCTGGTAAGAGTACCCAACTTCCATGAGCTGGAGCCTCCAAATCCGACCTCCATGTCACTCACAGAGCTGTTCTTCTTCAAAAGTGATACACAAGGACCAAGGGCTCCACAAATTTTCACCTCCTTCGTTGCCACTATGTCGATGGTTGCGTCAAAGTTCATTTTCAAGTGGCCATGGTCATCCTGCTGAAAGATGTGCTGCAAACATTTCTTGAACTGATCAGAGGCAAAGGCTTCAGCAAGAACCATCCAGCCTCCTGAACTCTCAACAGCTGATCGGAGTTCTGCAGTACCAACCTGATCAAGTGAGCATGCAAAAGCATCCAGTACTATAGATGCATCACACAGCCTCTGTGCCAACCGTCTATAGAAGTCACAGGACTTCTTGTAATGGGGGGCACGATCCTTGAGTAGGTCGCGATGGGTGCGGATACTCTGACCAAGATTTGCACCCACAACCATACCAGGACCAAGAGTTGTAGGACCAGATAGGAAAACCATTATCCTTGAACCGGCACTTGGTGAACTTGCTTCAATAAGTCCCGTCGCAACAGATATAGCTACACCAGTTGATCTCCCGGATCGATACCCAGGAGCAGGTGGAGGCGCTGGAGTGAGTTCTTCAACTGCTGCAGTGAAACTGAACTCGCACTCAGAAATaggcaaaagaaaattgaatgtcTGGGAAGATGCCTTATTACTGAATTTTCGATGCTGCAAATGAGGCGTACCTAGAAACTGCTGAATCTGTGAATAGCACAAGGTTGATAGgttattttcaatttcaaaatttcattaagagataattaaaaaaaaaaactgaattttatattcttgaCCATCTCAGTCAGCCTAATTTTTTACCACAGATGTCAAGCCTATTGTTGTAGCAGTACTGGTCCACATATGGGGCTTAAACAAgataatctttctctctctctctctctctttttatatagcaaagtaaaaataccaaaaacatCTAATGTCACTTAATTTCACATCTAGGAGATTGACGT from Nymphaea colorata isolate Beijing-Zhang1983 chromosome 6, ASM883128v2, whole genome shotgun sequence includes these protein-coding regions:
- the LOC116255706 gene encoding protein transport protein SEC23; this encodes MDFVELEAVEGLRWSWNSWPKTKGEAASLVIPLSIMHTPLMEIADLPVLSYEPLICKGCSAVLNPYARVDYQTRLWVCPFCYLKNPFPGSYAGISENNLPAELFPTYSTVEYRLNRARPNWRSGHFPSPSSSLSSSLYAGGEAGSRGAGPTFVFVLDTAMAEDEFQVLKKEILHVVAQLPDSCLVGLVTFSSMVHVHDVSDADCSRAVVFHGERDLSPHQIQQFLGTPHLQHRKFSNKASSQTFNFLLPISECEFSFTAAVEELTPAPPPAPGYRSGRSTGVAISVATGLIEASSPSAGSRIMVFLSGPTTLGPGMVVGANLGQSIRTHRDLLKDRAPHYKKSCDFYRRLAQRLCDASIVLDAFACSLDQVGTAELRSAVESSGGWMVLAEAFASDQFKKCLQHIFQQDDHGHLKMNFDATIDIVATKEVKICGALGPCVSLLKKNSSVSDMEVGFGGSSSWKLGTLTSKTCLAFFFEVEGEQKSQAGPVFFIQFITRYRHGDGIIRLRVTTAARRWAESSRSPEIAGSFDQEAAAAVMARLAVDKIERGDHTDEVIRWLDRMLVRFAAKYGDYVKEDPTSFRLSSNFSLYPQFMYYFRRSQFIDVFNSSPDETAFFRLMLNREGVVGSLIMIQPTLFRYSFDGPPVPVLLDVSSISSDSILLFDSFFYVVIHYGSQIAQWRKLGYHKDPNHENLKKLLEAPVQDAEALLNDRIPVPKLINCDQHGSQARFLLAKLNPSVTHDTLHASNTSEVILTDDVSLQVFIDHLQKLAVGF
- the LOC116255707 gene encoding glutathione reductase, chloroplastic, with the protein product MACSSVGGPISSSLLHGLYNKLSVTFPSQAHCSRPFSGCFATKLRFPCVSLPSHHHRCLPLVTRAESSLNGSDPAASNGEYDFDLFTIGAGSGGVRASRFAAANYGVSVAVCELPFSTLSSDNEGGVGGTCVLRGCVPKKLLVYSSKYAHDFEESRGYGWKYESDPVHDWSTMIANKNAELQRLTGVYKNILKNAGVALFEGRGKVVGPHMVDVNGKLYTAKHILISVGGRPFMPDIPGIEHAIDSDAALDLPSKPGKIAIVGGGYIALEFAGIFNGLKSEVHVFIRQKKVLRGFDDEIREFVAEQMSVRGIEFHAEESPQAITKLADGSLTLKTNKHTYEGFSHIMFATGRRPNTRNLGLEEVGVKMTSNGAIVVDQFSRTSVDSIWAVGDVTNRMNLTPVALMEGSAFAKTIFGNKPTKPDYRAAPSAVFSQPPIGAVGLTEEQAITEYGDVDVYTANFKPLKATLSGLPDRVLMKILVDVKTNKVVGVHMCGEDSPEILQGVAVAVKAGLTKADFDATVGIHPTAAEELVTMRSPTRKIRRVAPTPERAADDTLKATAAP